The Amblyomma americanum isolate KBUSLIRL-KWMA chromosome 2, ASM5285725v1, whole genome shotgun sequence genome contains the following window.
ACACTAGTATAAGTACTGCAAagagcgtgatttttttatatatatgaaTGGCTGCAGAAGACACCTCCATCTtgccccagaaaaaaaaacagcaagtacCCAAGATTGTTGCCCTCCCATCACCCTGCCATCCCCAATCGCACAGCTCTTACGGCACCTGTTTGCATCCTGCCATGTGTGGATCCAATCCTGAAATCCATCCAATCCTATGATCCAGATTCCACACACGAGTGTAAACAGGTCCTGAACCCCTGCGTGTGAGTCCTCCTCCTCGTCAGGAGTGAGACCTTTGGCAAGAAAACAGGACAGGACGGTTAGCAACACAAAATTGCATGACCAGCCCCAACCCAATAAAATGCTCAGCACAGTAATGAAACACCAGTCGActctaaaagaaaacaaaaaatgcttTACATCCCTTGCTCCAGGCATGGCCAAGGAAGATCAAAGATAGCATGCAAGAAGTTTATCCGACACTGTGGTTGCTACTGGGGGATAACCTCGCACATGAAACATGGTTACTAAGCTGCACACACCTTAGAGTTAAAATGCAGCATACTCGTGTGTCCCACCACGGCTGAAGGGGTTCAGGATGTGTAACTTTATGCGAGTGAAATGCAACAAGAAACTCCGCTCAGGGTGAAACAGGGTGATGCAATACACGCTACTTTCTGGTCCCTGATGAGCCTACCACTAGGCATTTATGCCAAGCTTTGAGATGTGAACAGTTACAACAAGAGGTCAGCAAGTGCACACTACTGCCACTTGAAAATTCACCCTAGGTAGAGTCCCTCGTGCTTTTCAACCATAAATCAAGGCGCTTTGCCGGGTTTCAGGCCACAAACGGGCCACCATTCCACTTTCCCCCGAAAAAGCCGAAAAGACAGGAAGTGAACCTGCATCGACTACCATAGCAAAGCGGAAACCCACTTGCACCTTTAGGAGCAGCAGTAAACTATCTACGTCTGCCATTTCCACTACAGCTTTATTCAGGAAAGCACAGCAGAGCTTGATACAACCCTTACAAGGATAGCGAAAATGCGAGAAAACATACGAGGTTAGTGAGAACCACACCTGATGCATGTGCACTTAATGAACTTGCCCGTTAgaagaaaaaaagtgaaacaaaagCGAAAGAAGGGGAGGAGAGTATGCGACAGTGCCAACACTGCCTCTGCAGCCCCTGACCCGGCAAAGCCCTGAGACAAGGCGCAAGTGGGACGGGCCTGATGGCTGCAAGTGACAATGCGGGGGTTGAGGGAGAAGCCTACCCTGAGGCGAGGCTCCAAAATCCTGATGGCCAATTCCACCTCCTGTGTGCAGGAAGCTGTGGTGACGCTGCTCCTTCCTCTATGCTAAGCGGCGTGTTCCTCTGTTTCTGCGAGCCACTTCTCTCTCCCAGCGCAGTGTTCTCCTCTTGCGCTCCCTGAATTGCTCCTCCCTGAATGCTCTCCCCTTCCTGCGCCGTGCCAAATCCTCGGGCGAGGCACCGCACCTCTCCGTTCCTCCCGCTAAGCTCCTCCTCCGATCCGAATGTGCGTGTCCACAAACATATCCGCTTTAGCGATCCTCAGCGGCGTGTGCCATCCTCCCGTTTTGAGGCATCTAGACAGACAAACAGATTAAGAGACAGATGGGCATCGCTGTCCACAAGACCTCAGCACAACACACAACACCACACTTGTATAGAAATGCGTTTCACCGCAACCCATGCTAAGACAAGTACGGTGCCACTGAGATGGGTGCAAACACATATAGGGCTGGCTTATGGCTGAGAGTGCACAATGTATTTTTCATCTTGTGCGCGCACGCTACTCTATGACACAAAAAACATTGCGAAGCTACAACACAATCTGTACACAGCAATTTTCACAATGATGGGCCAACACAAAATGACAACTGTATGCAATGATAAGGTGCGCCCACACACCAGTGTAGATGATTAAGACACGATTCAACGAAAATTCAGCTTTAAAACAAAATCAACAGTGTGATCAGTGCATGGAAGCCACTAGACTATGCTCTGCATAAAGAATCAAAAAGCTAGCATAACATTTTTGATTGTAATTAATTTTTCCAGAGCTAATGAATAATGAATTGGGCTCAAAAACCAAACAGCATTCACAGAATGCTTCTGTGCTTATTGAACCTCAAGGAAAAAGATCCTAGTGAACAATCCCATCTGAGTGCTGCTGATCAAAACTGACAACAAATTAGAACTTTCTGTCAGTGCCCAAAACAGACCATGATAGCAGTACATTTAACATGATACAGTAGGaatgcaacaagaaaaaaaaaagtgaaactacaaTGAACGTTCACCAAAAAATGGGCCAGAGGGGTTGTTGCCTGCCAGGCAGTTAGTGCCATCCATGATTTCTCAGACCCCGAAAGTTCCCAGTTCAGTTGGAGTGAGAACAGGATCGCGACCGTGATGGTGTCCGTGAGCCGGATCGGCGGGCAGGTGAATACGTGGGAGAACCACGGGAACGGCGTGGCGAGTAGCTGCGGCTGCGACTTCGTGAGCGGCTGCTGTAGTCTTCACGTACTCTGATGTACGACACCTCACCCTGGAAAGGTTTGGGCAGTTGTCAAGAGCTGCTAAGAGTGCCATACATGGCAACATTGTTCATTAAACCCACAACAGCTGGCTTAGTAAGTGCACAGGACTCTGCTGTGCTACCAGCTTTCAACACAGCAACCCCTACGACATTACTGAAAGCAATCTCTACAACCTGCTCAAAGCATGTTTAATCTTTGGCATTGCATAAAATCTTAGTGCCTAATCCAATTCACATAATGGCAAAATGCAAGACCTTACTGTCATCTGCCTTGTGCCATTCACAATTTAACGAGCCTGCTGCAGGTCATTCACCTACAAAATGCACACCCTCACTGCAGCCATTTACAAGTACCATCATGCTATTTAACTGCAAATGACATACTATCAATCAACAACAACATTGGTATGCATGGCACCTTGCCAGGATTTCTTTTAACTGGTGTCACCGACATGTAACACGGCCACTGTGCGCCAACATACTGTGAACACATAGCATTTTGACAAAGCAATAACAGCATTCCCTGCAGTGCAGGTTCCTCCATTTGAACAAACATGTTTTGTGCTTTTCTGCCTATACCACTGAAACACTGGAAAAAAACAAATCCAGGCATGTGGAACTGCCTGGCTGCAAACAATGCCAGGCATTTAATGCGATTTCCCGTACTCGTGAGGCACATGCATtaggttaaagggacactgaggagaaattgaagttggcttgcatcgatagaataccagctcctgatcacaaaaacgccgctcttactgaaaataaagctcttgtaaggtagaaaatagcaagaaccaaaatacaggtatcgccgccacaggccaatctcgcaagtataAGCGTGGTGGCATCATAGGGCAAGAGACGCCATCTAGGAGGAATTTTACTTCCTACATGGAACCGCGAATCtcaggctgacaaaggaaggttgtgctgttcaatattgaagtaagttttgttttgaaaccgatagtgcacttttatcacacaaggaaggcagacaaaagacaacctgaatcttggaagcaaagaaaaccgatgctttgcggcgccacaggcggccaggagcaTTTCGATTTGTTAacgcgcttcgcgtctatgagctttacgtgccccgtggtttagtttttgacgcgcctcgatttacaagcgccgaacagcagaggaactccaagtgctgcgtcaagtgctagttaacctttgaaagaacctgttaaggcttgtcagatgatcgccacggtcgatgaaaaactatgatggcacaatggtcggtgccagtcaacttcaaactacttaacggaaagcgtttattagggacgggagacaaggtacaaggcaagaaaaattgctgatggcctagttctgttaggccaggatatacgtagtgaaagcacggagacttctgcatcggaattatgcattcactagatgcgcctttattgatagctggaacttgagccgtcgtggcggattgGTAGCATCTCCACCTTAAACGTCAAAGACCCtcgttcgattccgaacctcggcacaggattttttttcttcttttattcagtgagtgggcaggggcttcagtggctcccatagatgccgacACCGAATATGTTGGTAaacggttaagcgcaggctctgttaaggtgcgtttatgctccggcataacgcgcgcgcgctgcatggcgacgtcacgtcggccaaagcgagaccctctatactccaactgcgctcaACCGcagacgcgttcggcggcttcggcgcactctgaccgcactggcagggagacttggagcatgtcgctatttcgcgccgagtgcgccagcagctgccggcccagccagactgattcggctccgcggcgaggtacGCGTTGCGACGTAagtcaatagcttcggcagttgggcggagctgttcttttcgagctctcggctaatttaatccgtaggtacatgcaagtgggcgagagaccCCGATCCAGTGggcccgttggatctagcggaagccgttgaagcgtcgatCGTgtgccggctttagtttcaagccgccaacgtTAAACGcaaccgcccttgagcacccatccgtttttttttttgtggtaaaaaataaataaataacctgtcCCTTGCagccgtgggagacctcgacgccgcctgctgcaccatgcaacccgccgttcaaggaatcacaatccgttggccccaaagccccggcaagcctccgatgggcgcaacgcgccgaccttctcctggcgcctcgcgactccccgcactggggttatgatatttagtttgcaacggctgctcacggaggaagggggaaacgacccaccggcgcccaacctaaccgtgctccctcaaaagcatcgtagctctgtggggctgaggtcgctgaaatgcaggccagagattttgcgagaactacatCGTCGGGatcgggatccatcgtaacgctggcaagacagcggtgcaaacgtaaacgaagcgacggtaactTTCACTTCGGCAACTGCTAGACCGCACCACTAGCCtatagaaatcacggagtctccgtttacgtcacgtttcacgtcacttcgtcctgtgacgtcataagagttctcgagtttgaatcagagcggcgggaaaaactttttcaacttcgaatccaaatttctttgaaataaatgcatcttttgctgccggacatgctgcaacaaagccatgaaatgccaaactatcagattttgctaacaaaaaaaatttgatagggttctcctcagtgtccctttaatgaagCAACCGAACTGCTTCTGCAAACCTGTGCAGTATTACAGTCATACCATACTACAACAAATGCTGCAACAACGAAATTTCTGCcacaacaaaaaaatttcagagCAAGGTACCGCTTCAATGAATTTTCTCCCGAATAAGCAGCATTTTTTTTAGCATCCATATATGCCTGTATCTCATTAGGTTTCACTACAATTGGCTGTCAGCTTGCACTTTAAATAGTGCAGTTGACACTACCTGCGGAATTGGAATTAATGTGCAGACATGTACGCAGAAAGATGCGATGCAGCGCACGACAGCCAGTAACAGTTTTGCCAATGGCTCATAATTTGCTCCTGTGAACCGCACCTGTTGGTGCAAAGGCAGCTTTAGACTTTATTGCTTGCCTCACTGCCAAAGGCATAACAAATTAGTTCTGCATGCATTTCAATGTGGCGTTTATCATGTAGACAGGAAGCAGTGAAAACGTTAAAATGCTTTACGGCACGACGCAGCTAGTTGCAAAGTGGCTTACCTAATGCTTCCTTTGCGGATTGCGTTAGGCCTAGCGACAAAGACTAAGCAGCAACGCAATGATCCACTGTCGCCCAGCGTGCCGGTGGGCGGCGCGTCATTGCAGGAAGCCTGACACCAGCCACGGTGTATAGTCTATTTTTGCCTTTGCGCTGCAGGCAAGCATTGCTATAACGTTTCTTTTGTCCTTTCTGGTGAACCGGGGCACTGCCCTAGTACAGGCACTGCTGTGCAAATCGCAGTGTGACGGTGGCTCTAGGCGGACTCGAGACACTCCACCAAATATGTTTGCACAGTGTGTTGCAAAGCGGCTTCAAAGGACCAGAGCAACATCCAGTTCAATCTGTCAATGTTCTGGCCTGATTTCACGACAATAAAACTGCCTTTTGAAGAAATTTTTCGCATGTCCCATGAATTGCACTGCAGCAGGATTCGACTGTTTCCAAAGTGCTTATCAGCAATGGGACAATAGGAGAGTTGCAAGACCAAACAACCTCAACAAACACACATTCAGCATTCCTTAACTGAAAGGCTAAGGATAAAATAACATCACACATTCTTGAAACAAACTACAgcagaacccctctatagtaaagtcactcggaccagcaaaaaatctttactatatcagttcttggtgatggcacgGCTCTGAGGATCAAGACCTACTTATGCACAGATCTGCACAaatggcactgctccagcgcgcatgttCTAGTTAACGCCTTGTGACGCTAGGACAGAAACACTACGCCTAGTGTGGCGCTAATCTATAAATGTTAAAAAAATGGCCTCCATCATTGTTTCAAAAACGAGTTTTATCGTTTATCTACGTAATCATTATAATCCATTTATCTATGCTAGGCATGGTGGTGCAGACGAAAAGAAAGCGGCCAAAAGGAAGACGCTCTTTACCGTATTTATttgaatctaggccgatagtttttttcaaataatcatatTCCAAACTCTACGGTCGGCTTAGATTTGAGGATTTTGAAAAACGcgccagtttttcattgaaactgctaaatGTGGTAcatagctagcgccatctagaaAAGTTAGTACCGCAGCCGCTACTAGCTATGCCAGTAGCCAACCGCAGACAAGCGAGGTCACCATTTTGACTTGTGTCGTGTCGGCCGTATCGGTGCACAGCGTGGTGTTATcgcgatggcaccaagcaggagatgccgctacagtgccgctttcaagcgaaaagttgtgatagccgcacaggcatcgtcgaaccttcaagccgggcgggacttcggcgtcgACGAGAAAAACGTCCGTCATCGGAGGGAACAacgacagcagctttttgcgtgcgccttaacgaggatggcatttagcggaccaaagaaaggccgtcacTACGAAGTGGAGACAGTTTTAGCCAACTTTGTTCggacgcagagagcagctgcccttccagtgacaacagaagtgctccaagcgaaagctagggaactttcAAGGGAGCGAGGCCTAACACCAAAGGATTTTAAAGCCAGCTggggctggcttcagaaattcatgaagcgcttcggcttcagcctccgacgtcgcacttcAATCATCCAGAAGCTGCCAGGCGATTTCGaagaaaagctgatagcttttcagTGCTACGTACTGCGAAAGAGAGAAGTGGCAGgctacaaccttgggcaaatcggcaacgccgaccagacggctgtgtattttgatatgccagtggcgtacatcgtgaatgaaaagggtgccaaggaggtGAAGGTGCACTCTGCGGGTTGAGAAGCAGCGcgcaactgtgatgctgtgctgcaaGGTTGATGGTCATAAACTCCTTCCTTatatgatatttaaaaggaagacactgctcgctcgagaaactttcccaagaaatgtcattgtgcAGGCAAATGAGAACGGGTGGATGAAGGGTGCGATGGCGCCCAGGAGCCCTTTTGACGAAGAACTTGCTTCTTGTCGTCGACTCTTCCATGGGCACTTGACAGACAACGTGAAGGCTGCGCTCGCCCAAGCGAACACGGACCTCGCTGTCATACTGGGCGGCATGGCATGACtggccagttgcagccacttgatgtctgcatcaacaaaTCTTTCAAGGATCATCTGTGGAAATATTACACGGACTGGTTGACTGACGAAGACCACATGCTAATGGCAACGGGCCACATCAAACGTGCATCGCTATTGCAGCTGGCGGGCTGGGCAGCTGCAGCGTGGGATGAAATCCCAGATACATTGATCGTGCGtgcctttaaaaagtgcagcatatctaatgcgcttgacggtaccaaagatagtgcactgtttgaaggtgacagtgacaaggaacacagcgatgacgacgttgaatgagctctgcacgttcagattcaataaatgctgtttgcattttgtgaacgctgtcctcgattttttgttcggcctacattcgaggtaatatatatatttttttttgttggcttcgaACTTTATGGcgtcggcctagattcgagtaaatgcGGTATATTGTTCTAGAGCGGAAGAAGTCATTATGGTTGTTTTCATTGCTGACGTTAGGATAGCAGATAAAGACAATCTATTTAATATCACGCACGAAATAgactatgctgatgatgatgatcatagcAGACGAACGGGGAAACGGGTGCCCTCAACGGCCAGAAAGCTAACGAAAAGTTGGCACACGCTGCTCCATAGCACACCGCCACCTGCGGAGGTCTGCAATTCAGTAGGTCTTGCTGAGGATGCTCTCTGGTTGCTTTACTAAATATAAAGCGTTCAAAGCTTTGGcttataaaagaaacacttagAAATACGCTCCATTCTGCTCTTATCAaccctttatgtgataattattttcAGTTATTACATTTTACGTTATCACGTTTACGATTTTTTGTCTTGCGGCAGTACTGCATTTGCGTGAATACAATGCGATTGCAAATATAACGTCAGTTTTTCTGTGAACATAGCATCTTCCACAGCCTCAGCATCGTTTAAGAGGCAATAGTTAAGAATCTAGAGCGACACAGTCAAGGCGTGGCAAAACCGCCCACGcagtgccgctgctgctgtgctgcgcacGTTTGCCCTTTTCTTCTCTTATCTGCtcatcactgcacttttactagcTTTCCTTTCTCAGCAAACCATACTGGCTTCTTTCTATGTTCACAGCCAGcttagttttatttttttgtttgcccCGTGTGCGCCACGTGCTTTGCTTCACGACCCCAAGGCCttcaaaaagttggcttctcctcgcgCTCCTGAGCTCAGTGGTGAAgccatcttaaaaaaaaaaaaaacgccgttttATCGTCTTTGGTATTTATTTGCCTCTGAACGTTAGCCTCGCGATCCGCGACTGCGCGCGTGCCGCGATGTGCACAAccagacgctctttactatagccatttctaaaaaaaaattcaactataaacgaaaaaaaaaagttgtctaCGGAAGGTGAAACGGGACTGAAGCTTCGCTTTACTATATCTAAGTTTACCATAGTGGGGTTATGCTGTATGAATTGATTAAACACCATTAAGAGTGCACACAAACTTTGAGATCAGTACCTATTTTCAGACTTACCAAAATAAAGCATGCCAAGTGAAACGCACAGCTGTTATCTTACATAGTGTTAGAAACGGGTACAAAAGCATCAACAGAGTTTAGTATTAAAAGGTAATTAGAATACATAGCAGAACGACCAAACAAGATTGGCACCAAATGGAAACCTTAGGTGTTACATGCCATGAAGACAGGATTAATTTACAGTCTTGCATCATGGCTCATTGCTCACGGTGCATACTGCGTGACTGGCAACCGTGGTGTCTGCAATGCATGGGCATCGCTTGGTGCTCGATGGTATGTACAGTCGCAGCTCGCGTTTTTGCCATCTGTAGCAGCCCAGCAGCGTGTTCGAAACAACCGAAATTCTGTACATTGTACACAATGCAGTACGGTCAAGGAATTTCATGAAGTTGCATCATTCCAAAACTTAACAGTGACCATATCATTGAGCTTCTACTGCATGCAACTGAAACTACAAAAAACTAGGTTTCACTTGCCTCATGGGAGCGAAATCGAGAGTCGTCCAGCTTCTTTACAGCGTATTTCATGTCCTCATATCGCAGGAACTCCACAACTCCAGTACCATCTTTGAACACGTCAGCATAGCACACATCCCCAGCTTCCCTCATGTGATCCTTCAGGTCCTGCCAACTGCCACTGGGAGGCAAACCTGCAAAGGGGCAACTCAAGTCTCAGCATTGCAAGATGGCTCAACAGAGAAAACTGTCCACGTGCAGGAGGTATTAACTGCGTCAGCTCTCCGATGCCCTACAGGCTCTGATGCTCCTTTCCCACCATAGCTACAAGCACACCCAAAATCACTCTGAACGGCTGCAACACTATGAAAGGAATTGTTAAATCTCGTGAATGAAAACCTAGGTAAAAACAAACCTTGCACTGAAGGTCATTTTCCACTTCCTGTGCCTGTATTAAGGgaggagcctggtcttgaaaagaaaattttttttaatgaagtcttcagggaacatgtatttttgttgcCGATTCTAGATATctccatttaatttcatgtaaaattattccttgagcacttatgtaatttttatgcatgtatcttgtgaagagctttgaaAAAAATCTTCTGCAGGAAGCTTACTGatatgtatgccattgggttctcttgatactaaggaatgcaataCGGGTAAAATTGTCTTCATGCCTATCATAGAACTTAAGTTATAGGGTTTTAAAGCTGTCACTtcagaaatgcgaagaaaaaTGTGTATTctcgtttctgaagtggcagcttcaataccctataactcaagttctatgataggcaTGAAGACAATTTTACCCGtattgcattccttagtatcaaGACGACCCAATGGCACACATTTCAGCGATTTTCCtacagcaaattttcttccaagCTCTCCGCAAAATAACTGCATAAAAATTATAGAAGTGcccaagaaattgttttacatgaaattaaattacacGTTCAGAATCAGCGTGCAAAAATAGATGTTCCCTGGAGATTTCATAATTATTACTACactaataaaattttgttttcaagagcaGGCTCCCCCCTTA
Protein-coding sequences here:
- the SF2 gene encoding splicing factor 2 — translated: MSFRGNECRIYVGNLPPDIRSKDIEDLFYKFGKITFIDLKNRRGPPFAFVEFDDPRDAEDAVHARDGYDYDGYRLRVEFPRGSAPGRGSMGPGRGRGPPARRSQYRVLVSGLPPSGSWQDLKDHMREAGDVCYADVFKDGTGVVEFLRYEDMKYAVKKLDDSRFRSHEGEVSYIRVREDYSSRSRSRSRSYSPRRSRGSPTYSPARRSGSRTPSRSRSCSHSN